The proteins below come from a single Magallana gigas chromosome 10, xbMagGiga1.1, whole genome shotgun sequence genomic window:
- the LOC136272214 gene encoding uncharacterized protein, whose amino-acid sequence MDFRKKIIKTNANEIGIDVQVFESISDVVDVTLCINPTLQCMKRQCAECGIHKLYLLPEETGDAETDETVKWEKFEKVEIKVKGNKTTKKLVLVKKESKVSDLFSHFLQLLKSFPFHQHRATWQNNQFQELSSNLPLNHCISVHDFSENYRCTELKQLQSAYFQKTEVSVHVTIIHRHALPNIDGVESTEQNPEIITEHFFVISDDQQHDQYFVHEVRKTISEYLASISYPVDTMHEFTDGCAAQYKSRHCFGDISNSSRDFGFKHFTRNYFETAHAKGPQDAAGGLLKRQADLAVLRGQAHIQNARDLYEFAVSNLTRTKSVCRRRLFRFLDFIPREGNLSFKPISNIRSVHQVIVDNSSPHIIIRELSCFCENLSRMCKCSKNWASSTP is encoded by the exons ATGGACTTTCGGAAAAAGATCATCAAAACAAATGCAAATGAAATTGGAATTGACGTCCAAGTATTCGAGTCCATAAGCGATGTGGTGGATGTCACATTGTGTATAAATCCTACTTTGCAATGCATGAAGCGACAGTGTGCAGAATGTGGTATCCACAAACTATACTTATTACCAGAAGAAACTGGAGACGCGGAAACAGACGAAACAGTCAAGtgggaaaaatttgaaaaagttgAAATCAAAGTGAAGGGcaataaaacaacaaagaaacTCGTTCTGGTTAAAAAGGAATCAAAAGTCAGTGATTTATTTTCACACTTTTTGCAACTATTAAAATCGTTTCCATTCCATCAACACCGAGCTACTTGGCAAAACAACCAATTTCAAGAACTTTCATCTAATCTTCCACTCAACCACTGCATCAGTGTTCATGACTTTTCTGAAAATTACCGTTGCACAGAATTAAAACAACTTCAAAGTGCTTACTTTCAAAAAACTGAAGTCTCTGTTCACGTTACGATTATACATCGCCATGCACTACCCAACATTGATGGAGTGGAGAGCACTGAGCAGAACCCAGAAATAATCactgaacatttttttgttattagtGATGATCAACAGCATGACCAGTATTTCGTCCACGAAGTTCGTAAAACAATATCCGAGTACTTGGCATCTATTTCCTACCCGGTTGACACCATGCACGAGTTCACAGATGGATGTGCAGCCCAATATAAGAGTCGACATTGCTTCGGGGATATCAGCAACTCCAGTCGGGATTTCGGTTTCAAACATTTTACCAGAAATTATTTTGAGACTGCACATGCTAAAg GACCTCAAGATGCTGCTGGAGGACTGTTAAAAAGACAGGCAGATCTGGCAGTTTTGCGTGGACAAGCCCATATACAAAATGCCCGGGATCTGTATGAATTTGCTGTTTCGAATTTGACGCGGACAAAATCTGTTTGCCGGAGACGGCTTTTCCGTTTTCTTGATTTCATCCCAAGAGAAGGCAATTTAAGTTTCAAACCAATTTCAAACATCAGATCTGTCCATCAAGTCATCGTTGATAACTCGTCTCCCCATATCATTATACGCGAACTGTCCTGCTTTTGTGAAAATTTATCACGAATGTGTAAATGTTCAAAGAATTGGGCAAGTTCAACACCATGA